The Geitlerinema sp. PCC 9228 genome includes the window ACCATACAAAACTCCAAAAATAACTGAATTGTTATATATTCGCAAAAATGTTACAAATTATAAAGAAGCCCTGTTGTCTCGAACACTGGAATAGCTGCCATGACCGCAACCAAAACTGCCATCGAACAACTGACCATTACCACATTGGTGGAAAATACCGCTACGGGTCGCGGATTGCTGGGAGAACACGGCGTTTCTTTTTTCATTGAAGCCGGTGCCCATCGCGTTCTTTTCGATACCGGACAGGGACAGGTTTTGTGCCATAATGTAGAACAGTTAGGCGTTTCTTTGTCTCCCCTGGATGCGGTGGTGTTAAGCCACGGCCATTACGACCATGCCGGTGGTTTGAAGCAAGTTCTCCAAGAATGCGTACAAGCGGTTTTGTTTTTACATCCGGCTGCTATGGAACCCAAATATAGCCCGCGTGGGGATATTGGATCGCCTTTGCAGGATGTGGAAACGCTGAAAAATTGCGCCCGTCATGTAGTTTGGACAGAACAACCTACAGAAATTGTACCTGGGGTTTGGGTCACCGGCGAAATCCCCCGACGCCATCCTTTAGAAGACACCGGGGGTTGTTTCTACCAGAATGAAGAACACACGCGCGTCGATTCTATTCCCGACGACCAGGCGATTTATCTTTATACTTCCCAGGGAATCGTGGTGATTTTGGGATGCGCCCATGCTGGGGTTATCAATACGTTAGATTATATCGCCGAACAGACGGGGGAAAGGAAATTTCGGGCAGTTCTTGGCGGGATGCATTTGCGCCATGCCAGTCGCGATCGCATTCAGGCAACAGCGGATGCTTTTACGAAATACGACGTACAGCTAATTGCTCCCAACCATTGTACCGGATTGCCAGCCACAACGTTTTTCTGGCACCAGTTTCCCGAACGCTGCGTTCCCTGTCATGTGGGAACCAAATTTGATTTTTCCTAAATTTGTTTTTCCGGTTAGTCACCCAGAAATGCAACGGGTTCTTCCGCTTCTTTCCAACCCACAATCCCGGAAACGAATCCTTGGATGTTGTCGTATCCCAAGGTATGCAGCGACATGACGCCAATTCCCGTACGATAGCCGGAAGTACAGTATAAGACTACATTGCCTTTGCGGGGAATGCGGTCTACATTCTCTGCCAATTCCCGCAGGGGAATATTGATGGCACCGGGAATATGACCTTTGACGTATTCAAATCGCGATCGCACATCCACCAACAAGGTTTTGTCGTCTTTTTTCATTATATCTTTGAGTTGGTCAACGCTTTTGACCGCATAGAAACCTTGGGGAAGTTTGCCGAGGGAGGCATTCATGGTTTCTGTTAGTTCGGCGGAATTGGCAGTCGTTTGGGCAGATACTGGTTGCGAAAAGCCAGCGATCGCACCTACGCCTACCATCAAAGCAATTAAAAAAGCAAGAAACTGTCTCATAGTTAACTTTTCAGGAAAGATAGCAACAAAAAATTGCACGGTGATTTGACTCGAACCGTTGACAAATACAATTAATTAACCGATTGGCTGCTGTGACTGCGGGGATTGGTGGAACTGACAGATTTTTGTTGGTTGGCGGCTTCTACTTGCGAAGATTCGCCGCTGGTGGTTCTGGCGTAGGGAAGCGGTTCTCCCGCCAACAAAGCTGCCAAATTGGCTTCCATGACTTGACGGGG containing:
- a CDS encoding MBL fold metallo-hydrolase; its protein translation is MTATKTAIEQLTITTLVENTATGRGLLGEHGVSFFIEAGAHRVLFDTGQGQVLCHNVEQLGVSLSPLDAVVLSHGHYDHAGGLKQVLQECVQAVLFLHPAAMEPKYSPRGDIGSPLQDVETLKNCARHVVWTEQPTEIVPGVWVTGEIPRRHPLEDTGGCFYQNEEHTRVDSIPDDQAIYLYTSQGIVVILGCAHAGVINTLDYIAEQTGERKFRAVLGGMHLRHASRDRIQATADAFTKYDVQLIAPNHCTGLPATTFFWHQFPERCVPCHVGTKFDFS
- a CDS encoding rhodanese-like domain-containing protein, producing MRQFLAFLIALMVGVGAIAGFSQPVSAQTTANSAELTETMNASLGKLPQGFYAVKSVDQLKDIMKKDDKTLLVDVRSRFEYVKGHIPGAINIPLRELAENVDRIPRKGNVVLYCTSGYRTGIGVMSLHTLGYDNIQGFVSGIVGWKEAEEPVAFLGD